From Micrococcus porci, one genomic window encodes:
- the dxr gene encoding 1-deoxy-D-xylulose-5-phosphate reductoisomerase, with amino-acid sequence MTHGSLTDYTFPADHGPGASDGACRAVALVGSTGSIGTQGLDVIAQAPERFRAVALSGGANTALLAEQAVAHGVEAVGSAAASEEELRAALADAAARLRRPDPRPALFTGPEAAARIAAWEGADTVLNGITGSIGLAPTLAALRAGHRLALANKESLIVGGALVKAAAAPGQLVPVDSEHSALAQALRGGTAGEVRRLVLTASGGPFRGFSAAQLAEVTPAQALAHPTWDMGRVVTTNSASLVNKALEVIEAHLLFDVPLERIDVVVHSQSVVHSMVEFTDGSTLAQASPPDMRLPIALGIGWPHRVLGAAAGCDWTQAAQWTFEPLDEAAFPAVSLAKEAAASSDTHMAVFNAANEEAVDAFHGGRIRFDQIVETVRAVLGEYRPDGVLAAAGADPDELTVEAVLAAEDWARAAARGRW; translated from the coding sequence GTGACGCACGGATCCCTCACCGACTACACGTTCCCCGCCGACCACGGCCCGGGGGCCTCCGACGGGGCCTGCCGGGCCGTGGCGCTGGTCGGGTCCACCGGCTCGATCGGCACGCAGGGCCTGGACGTGATCGCCCAGGCCCCCGAGCGGTTCCGCGCGGTGGCCCTGTCCGGGGGCGCGAACACCGCGCTGCTCGCGGAGCAGGCCGTGGCCCACGGGGTCGAGGCGGTCGGCTCCGCCGCGGCCTCCGAGGAAGAGCTGCGCGCGGCCCTGGCCGACGCCGCCGCCCGCCTGCGCCGCCCCGACCCGCGCCCCGCCCTCTTCACCGGACCCGAGGCGGCCGCGCGGATCGCGGCCTGGGAGGGCGCGGACACCGTGCTCAACGGGATCACCGGGTCCATCGGCCTGGCCCCCACACTTGCCGCACTGCGCGCCGGCCACCGGCTGGCGCTCGCCAACAAGGAGTCGCTGATCGTGGGCGGGGCACTGGTCAAGGCCGCCGCCGCGCCCGGCCAGCTCGTCCCCGTGGACTCGGAGCACTCGGCGCTGGCGCAGGCGCTGCGCGGCGGCACGGCGGGCGAGGTGCGCCGGCTCGTCCTCACGGCCTCCGGAGGGCCGTTCCGCGGCTTCTCGGCGGCGCAGCTCGCCGAGGTCACCCCGGCCCAGGCACTCGCCCACCCCACCTGGGACATGGGCCGGGTGGTGACCACCAACTCCGCGTCCCTGGTGAACAAGGCCCTCGAGGTGATCGAGGCGCACCTGCTCTTCGACGTCCCGCTGGAGCGGATCGACGTGGTGGTCCACTCGCAGTCGGTGGTGCACTCCATGGTCGAGTTCACGGACGGCTCCACCCTGGCCCAGGCCTCCCCGCCGGACATGCGCCTGCCCATCGCCCTCGGCATCGGATGGCCGCACCGCGTCCTGGGGGCGGCCGCCGGCTGCGACTGGACGCAGGCCGCGCAGTGGACCTTCGAGCCGCTCGACGAGGCGGCGTTCCCGGCGGTGTCCCTCGCCAAGGAGGCCGCGGCGTCGTCCGACACCCACATGGCCGTGTTCAACGCGGCCAACGAGGAGGCCGTGGACGCGTTCCACGGCGGGCGCATCCGCTTCGACCAGATCGTGGAGACCGTCCGCGCCGTCCTGGGCGAGTACCGGCCGGACGGGGTGCTCGCCGCCGCCGGGGCGGATCCGGACGAGCTGACCGTCGAGGCCGTCCTCGCGGCCGAGGACTGGGCCCGCGCCGCCGCGCGCGGGCGCTGGTGA
- the rimP gene encoding ribosome maturation factor RimP — protein sequence METVPAALTELVEGAVSHRGVVVESVRVAGAADAPTVEVVLDRLEGTEGLSLDEVAELSGLVSDALDACGDEVPGVGAGEYLLEVSTAGVDRPLTGPRHWLRNVGRLVEVSIDAALPVTARVLGVEASGVELEVVRPGAKKGMPAKVLPAEHVDFSRLGPGQVQVEWSTAAEQSGAEQTAEQTEA from the coding sequence ATGGAGACCGTCCCCGCCGCCCTGACCGAACTCGTCGAGGGGGCCGTGTCCCACCGCGGCGTCGTGGTGGAGTCCGTCCGGGTGGCCGGCGCCGCCGACGCCCCCACCGTCGAGGTCGTCCTGGACCGTCTCGAGGGCACCGAGGGCCTGAGCCTGGACGAGGTCGCCGAGCTCTCGGGGCTGGTCTCCGACGCCTTGGACGCGTGCGGCGACGAGGTCCCCGGGGTCGGCGCGGGTGAGTACCTGCTGGAGGTCTCCACCGCCGGGGTGGACCGGCCGCTGACCGGGCCCCGCCACTGGCTGCGCAACGTCGGCCGGCTGGTGGAGGTCTCGATCGACGCCGCCCTGCCGGTCACCGCGCGGGTGCTGGGCGTGGAGGCGTCCGGCGTCGAGCTGGAGGTGGTCCGTCCGGGCGCCAAGAAGGGTATGCCGGCGAAGGTGCTGCCCGCCGAGCACGTGGACTTCTCCCGCCTGGGGCCTGGGCAGGTGCAGGTAGAGTGGTCCACCGCCGCGGAGCAGTCCGGGGCGGAGCAGACGGCAGAGCAGACGGAGGCCTGA
- a CDS encoding M50 family metallopeptidase yields MSAVEALWFVGGVVVVALGLALSIALHEVGHLVPAKLFGVRVTQYMVGFGPTVASWRRGETEYGIKAFPLGGYVAMVGMLPPPKGGTVARTGSTGFRARAGRMADDARAQAAEEITAADEGRQFIQLPVWKRVVIMLGGPFVNLLIALALTAVLVSTLGVARPSTTADEVFQCVVSQSEQQSRAADGGAAQDCRPGDPAAPAYEAGLRPGDRVVSFDGRDVGSWAELSTAIRARAGQATAIAWERDGTRTESTLTPLLTERPVTDALGVPERGADGGVKTEPVGFIGLASRQETVTLAPWEAVPLVGRQAQGVVGVILALPQRLWDTAVAVVTPAPRDPNGPMSVVGVGRIAGEAAALDTASPADKAALLLSLVAGVNVALLVFNLIPLLPLDGGHVAGALWEGLRRGWARLRGRPDPGPFDLAVMMPLTYVVGAAMLAMGVLLIVADIVKPVQLF; encoded by the coding sequence GTGAGCGCCGTGGAGGCGCTGTGGTTCGTGGGCGGCGTGGTCGTCGTCGCCCTGGGGCTGGCCCTGTCCATCGCCCTGCACGAGGTCGGCCACCTGGTCCCGGCCAAGCTGTTCGGCGTGCGGGTCACGCAGTACATGGTGGGCTTCGGCCCCACCGTGGCGTCCTGGCGGCGCGGCGAGACCGAGTACGGGATCAAGGCGTTCCCGCTGGGCGGGTACGTGGCGATGGTCGGGATGCTGCCCCCGCCGAAGGGCGGCACCGTGGCCCGCACGGGGTCCACGGGCTTCCGCGCCCGGGCCGGGCGCATGGCCGACGACGCGCGGGCGCAGGCCGCTGAGGAGATCACCGCGGCCGACGAGGGGCGCCAGTTCATCCAGCTGCCCGTGTGGAAGCGCGTGGTCATCATGCTCGGCGGCCCCTTCGTGAACCTGCTGATCGCGCTGGCGCTCACCGCGGTGCTGGTGAGCACCCTCGGGGTGGCCCGGCCGTCGACGACGGCGGACGAGGTGTTCCAGTGCGTCGTCTCCCAGTCGGAGCAGCAGTCCCGGGCAGCGGACGGCGGGGCCGCCCAGGACTGCCGCCCGGGCGACCCCGCGGCGCCGGCCTACGAGGCCGGTCTGCGCCCGGGGGACCGGGTGGTCTCCTTCGACGGCAGGGACGTCGGCTCGTGGGCGGAGCTCTCCACGGCCATCCGCGCCCGCGCCGGGCAGGCCACGGCCATCGCCTGGGAGCGGGACGGGACCCGCACGGAGTCCACCCTCACCCCGCTGCTCACCGAGCGGCCCGTGACCGACGCGCTCGGCGTCCCCGAGCGCGGGGCGGACGGCGGCGTGAAGACGGAGCCGGTCGGCTTCATCGGACTCGCCTCCCGGCAGGAGACCGTCACGCTCGCCCCGTGGGAGGCCGTGCCGCTCGTCGGCCGGCAGGCGCAGGGCGTCGTCGGCGTGATCCTCGCGCTGCCGCAGCGGCTGTGGGACACCGCCGTCGCGGTGGTCACCCCGGCCCCGCGCGACCCGAACGGCCCGATGTCCGTGGTGGGTGTCGGGAGGATCGCGGGGGAGGCGGCCGCGCTGGACACGGCGTCGCCGGCGGACAAGGCGGCCCTGCTGCTCTCGCTGGTGGCGGGCGTCAACGTGGCCCTGCTGGTGTTCAACCTCATCCCGCTGCTGCCCCTCGACGGCGGCCACGTCGCCGGCGCGCTCTGGGAGGGGCTGCGCCGTGGCTGGGCCCGCCTGCGCGGCCGCCCCGACCCGGGCCCGTTCGACCTGGCCGTGATGATGCCGCTGACCTACGTCGTCGGCGCCGCGATGCTCGCCATGGGCGTGCTGCTGATCGTGGCGGACATCGTCAAGCCCGTCCAGCTGTTCTGA
- a CDS encoding GNAT family N-acetyltransferase, whose protein sequence is MDLAAASDGRVRVLTDADTPALTALAAADPVANVHAASLLEAGRLAGPRGGRADGTLFLGVEDPDRPGALRSACWVGSTVVPLAGHDDDVPALAASVAALRRRFASVYGPAVTVLAVGRTLRDAGHRPRAVREEQPLMVHARTPGDLVPDPAVRAAAPGEWESVVPASAAMFEEELGFSPFLTGAAQYRDRVRRLVADGRVFTAPGEPVVDDPTSGVRFKADIGLLSASCVQVQGVWLHPSRRGRGEAAPAMAAAVALMARRAPAVSLYVNGFNTPALRTYERVGFERVGTFATVLY, encoded by the coding sequence GTGGACCTCGCCGCCGCGTCGGACGGCCGGGTGCGGGTCCTCACGGATGCGGACACCCCGGCGCTGACGGCGCTCGCGGCCGCGGACCCGGTGGCGAACGTCCACGCGGCGTCCCTGCTGGAGGCCGGCCGCCTGGCCGGCCCCCGGGGCGGGCGCGCGGACGGCACCCTGTTCCTCGGCGTGGAGGACCCGGACCGGCCGGGCGCACTGCGCTCGGCCTGCTGGGTGGGATCCACGGTGGTGCCCCTGGCCGGCCACGACGACGACGTCCCCGCCCTCGCGGCCTCCGTCGCCGCGCTGCGGCGCCGGTTCGCGTCCGTGTACGGCCCGGCGGTGACGGTGCTGGCCGTCGGCCGCACCCTGCGGGACGCCGGCCACCGGCCGCGCGCCGTGCGGGAGGAACAGCCGCTGATGGTGCATGCGCGCACTCCGGGGGACCTGGTCCCGGACCCCGCGGTGCGGGCGGCCGCGCCGGGGGAGTGGGAGTCGGTGGTGCCGGCGAGCGCGGCGATGTTCGAGGAGGAGCTGGGCTTCTCCCCGTTCCTCACCGGCGCCGCCCAGTACCGGGACCGCGTGCGCCGCCTGGTGGCCGACGGCCGGGTGTTCACGGCCCCGGGCGAGCCGGTGGTGGACGACCCCACCTCGGGGGTGCGCTTCAAGGCGGACATCGGACTGCTCTCCGCCTCGTGCGTGCAGGTCCAGGGGGTGTGGCTGCACCCCTCCCGGCGCGGCCGCGGCGAGGCAGCCCCGGCGATGGCCGCCGCCGTCGCCCTGATGGCCCGCCGCGCCCCCGCGGTGAGCCTGTACGTCAACGGCTTCAACACCCCGGCCCTGCGCACCTACGAGCGCGTGGGCTTCGAGCGCGTCGGGACGTTCGCCACGGTGCTGTACTGA
- the ispG gene encoding flavodoxin-dependent (E)-4-hydroxy-3-methylbut-2-enyl-diphosphate synthase codes for MPSAPPPVLAPRRRTRQIQVGRVGVGSEHPVSVQSMTTTKTHDIGATLQQIAELTAAGCDIVRVACPTDKDADALKVIAQQSTIPVIADIHFQPKYVFAAIEAGCGAVRVNPGNIKKFDDKVKEIAQAATEHGTSLRIGVNAGSLDPRLLQKHGKATPEALVESAVWEASLFEEHGFKDFKISVKHNDPVIMARAYELLAEQGDWPLHLGVTEAGPAFQGTIKSATAFGYLLGKGIGDTIRVSLSAPPVEEVKVGLQILQSLNLRERKLEIVSCPSCGRAQVDVYTLAEQVTEGLKDVTVPLRVAVMGCVVNGPGEAREADLGVASGNGKGQIFVKGEVIRTVPEDQIVDTLIEEARRIAAEMGHEDGEGEAAPAGAPSVTVH; via the coding sequence ATGCCGTCCGCCCCGCCGCCCGTGCTGGCCCCGCGCCGGCGGACCCGGCAGATCCAGGTGGGCCGGGTCGGCGTGGGCTCGGAGCACCCGGTCTCCGTGCAGTCCATGACCACCACGAAGACCCACGACATCGGCGCGACCCTGCAGCAGATCGCGGAGCTCACCGCCGCCGGCTGCGACATCGTGCGCGTCGCCTGCCCCACGGACAAGGACGCGGACGCGCTGAAGGTCATCGCGCAGCAGTCCACCATCCCCGTGATCGCGGACATCCACTTCCAGCCCAAGTACGTGTTCGCCGCGATCGAGGCCGGCTGCGGCGCGGTGCGCGTGAACCCGGGCAACATCAAGAAGTTCGACGACAAGGTCAAGGAGATCGCCCAGGCGGCCACCGAGCACGGCACCTCGCTGCGCATCGGCGTCAACGCCGGCTCCCTGGACCCCCGCCTCCTCCAGAAGCACGGCAAGGCCACCCCGGAGGCCCTCGTCGAGTCCGCGGTGTGGGAGGCGTCCCTCTTCGAGGAGCACGGCTTCAAGGACTTCAAGATCTCCGTGAAGCACAACGACCCGGTGATCATGGCCCGCGCCTACGAGCTCCTCGCCGAGCAGGGCGACTGGCCGCTGCACCTCGGCGTCACCGAGGCCGGCCCCGCCTTCCAGGGCACCATCAAGTCCGCCACCGCCTTCGGCTACCTGCTCGGCAAGGGCATCGGCGACACCATCCGTGTGTCCCTCTCCGCCCCGCCGGTCGAGGAGGTCAAGGTCGGCCTGCAGATCCTGCAGTCCCTCAACCTCCGCGAGCGGAAGCTGGAGATCGTCTCCTGCCCCTCCTGCGGCCGCGCCCAGGTGGACGTGTACACGCTGGCCGAGCAGGTCACCGAGGGCCTCAAGGACGTCACCGTGCCGCTGCGCGTGGCCGTCATGGGCTGCGTCGTCAACGGCCCGGGCGAGGCCCGCGAGGCCGACCTCGGCGTCGCCTCCGGCAACGGCAAGGGCCAGATCTTCGTCAAGGGCGAGGTCATCCGCACCGTGCCCGAGGACCAGATCGTGGACACCCTCATCGAGGAGGCCCGCCGCATCGCGGCGGAGATGGGCCACGAGGACGGCGAGGGTGAGGCTGCGCCCGCCGGTGCCCCGTCGGTCACCGTCCACTGA
- the nusA gene encoding transcription termination factor NusA has product MDIDMSALRMLVAERDIPLDRLVPAIEQALLIAYHRTPGAIKGSRVELDRSTGHVTVWAPEVEDDGTCVGEFDDTPNGFGRIAASTARQVIFQRLRDADDAKVLGEFKDREGELVSGVIQQGSHRHMVQVDLGSLEAVLPPPEQVPGEDYRHGRRIRAVIVSATRGPKGPSVTLSRSHPNLVRRLFALEVPEIADGTVEITALAREAGHRTKMAVKATRPGVNPKGAAIGEMGSRVRAVMTELGGEKIDIVEHADDPAEMIKHALSPAQALSVEILDADQHSARAVVPQHQLSLAIGKEGQNARLAARLTGWRIDIVGDAAQQPGADAAQQPGADAASEMAPATEAGAEA; this is encoded by the coding sequence TTGGACATCGACATGAGCGCGCTGCGCATGCTGGTCGCGGAGCGGGACATCCCGCTGGACCGGCTGGTGCCGGCCATCGAGCAGGCCCTGCTCATCGCCTACCACCGCACGCCCGGCGCCATCAAGGGCTCCCGCGTGGAGCTGGACCGCTCGACGGGCCACGTCACCGTGTGGGCGCCGGAGGTCGAGGACGACGGAACCTGCGTCGGCGAGTTCGACGACACCCCCAACGGGTTCGGCCGGATCGCCGCGTCCACCGCGCGCCAGGTCATCTTCCAGCGCCTGCGCGACGCCGACGACGCCAAGGTGCTCGGCGAGTTCAAGGACCGCGAGGGCGAGCTCGTCTCCGGCGTGATCCAGCAGGGCAGCCACCGCCACATGGTGCAGGTGGACCTCGGCAGCCTCGAGGCCGTCCTGCCGCCGCCCGAGCAGGTGCCGGGCGAGGACTACCGTCACGGCCGTCGCATCCGCGCCGTGATCGTCTCCGCGACGCGCGGCCCCAAGGGCCCGTCCGTGACCCTCTCCCGCTCGCACCCGAACCTGGTCCGCCGCCTGTTCGCGCTCGAGGTCCCGGAGATCGCCGACGGCACCGTGGAGATCACCGCCCTGGCCCGCGAGGCCGGCCACCGGACCAAGATGGCCGTCAAGGCCACCCGCCCCGGCGTGAACCCCAAGGGCGCGGCCATCGGCGAGATGGGCTCCCGTGTGCGCGCGGTCATGACCGAGCTCGGCGGCGAGAAGATCGACATCGTCGAGCACGCCGACGACCCCGCCGAGATGATCAAGCACGCGCTCTCCCCGGCGCAGGCGCTGTCCGTGGAGATCCTCGACGCCGACCAGCACTCGGCGCGCGCCGTGGTGCCGCAGCACCAGCTCTCCCTGGCCATCGGCAAGGAGGGCCAGAACGCCCGCCTCGCCGCGCGCCTCACCGGGTGGCGCATCGACATCGTGGGCGACGCCGCCCAGCAGCCCGGCGCGGACGCCGCCCAGCAGCCCGGCGCGGACGCCGCCTCCGAGATGGCCCCGGCGACGGAGGCGGGCGCCGAGGCCTGA
- a CDS encoding proline--tRNA ligase: MALRMSTLFLRTLRDDPADAEVASHKLMVRAGYIRRAAPGIYTWLPLGLKVLAKVEQIVREEMDAIGAQEVHFPALLPREPYEATGRWEEYGDGLFRLQDRRGNDYLLAPTHEEMFTLLVKDLYSSYKDLPAYLYQIQTKYRDEARPRAGLLRGREFIMKDSYSFTVDDAGLDAAYEAHRAAYLRIFDRLGLEVVPVRATSGAMGGSRSEEFLHPTEVGEDTFVESDGGYRANVEAVTTVAPAPLDEAAMAALPAAEVKDTPASTTIAALVDVSNELLPREDRPWEAADTLKCVVLTAVVEGGERRQFVVAVPGDREVDLKRLEASVGPALGLVGEPDLEAATAEDLKRHPSLVKGYIGPGAGPDGTPVLGAEDSVSGLPFLVDPRIAAGTVWMTGANADQKHAFGLVAGLDFTWDGVVEATVVREGDPAPDGSGPLHTRRGMEMGHIFQLGRKYAEALDLKVLDENGRQVVVTMGSYGIGVTRAVAAIAERYHDEKGLVWPRAVAPADVHVVVATKGEDGVQAALDLAARLEERGLTVIVDDRPKVSPGVKFKDAELVGVPTAVVVGRGLADGELELKDRATGASRAIALDSAVDEVLAEVRPQG; encoded by the coding sequence ATGGCCCTGCGCATGTCCACCCTGTTCCTGCGGACCCTGCGCGACGACCCGGCCGACGCCGAGGTGGCCAGCCACAAGCTGATGGTCCGCGCCGGCTACATCCGCCGTGCCGCCCCCGGCATCTACACCTGGCTGCCGCTGGGACTGAAGGTGCTGGCCAAGGTGGAGCAGATCGTGCGCGAGGAGATGGACGCGATCGGCGCCCAGGAGGTGCACTTCCCGGCGCTGCTGCCGAGGGAGCCCTACGAGGCCACGGGGCGCTGGGAGGAGTACGGCGACGGGCTGTTCCGCCTGCAGGACCGCAGGGGCAACGACTACCTCCTGGCCCCCACGCACGAGGAGATGTTCACGCTCCTGGTGAAGGACCTGTACTCCTCGTACAAGGACCTGCCCGCGTACCTGTACCAGATCCAGACGAAGTACCGGGACGAGGCCCGCCCGCGCGCCGGCCTGCTGCGCGGGCGCGAGTTCATCATGAAGGACTCCTACTCCTTCACGGTGGACGACGCCGGCCTGGACGCCGCGTACGAGGCCCACCGGGCCGCCTACCTGCGGATCTTCGACCGCCTCGGCCTCGAGGTCGTGCCGGTGCGGGCCACCTCCGGTGCGATGGGCGGCTCCCGCTCCGAGGAGTTCCTGCACCCCACCGAGGTGGGCGAGGACACCTTCGTCGAGTCCGACGGCGGCTACCGGGCCAACGTCGAGGCCGTCACCACGGTGGCCCCCGCCCCGCTGGACGAGGCGGCCATGGCGGCCCTGCCCGCCGCCGAGGTGAAGGACACCCCCGCGTCCACCACCATCGCCGCGCTCGTGGACGTCTCCAATGAGCTCCTCCCGCGCGAGGACCGCCCGTGGGAGGCCGCGGACACCCTCAAGTGCGTGGTGCTCACCGCCGTCGTCGAGGGCGGGGAGCGCCGGCAGTTCGTCGTCGCCGTGCCGGGCGACCGCGAGGTGGACCTCAAGCGCCTCGAGGCGTCCGTGGGCCCGGCCCTGGGCCTGGTCGGCGAGCCGGACCTGGAGGCCGCCACCGCCGAGGACCTGAAGCGGCACCCGTCCCTGGTCAAGGGTTACATCGGCCCCGGCGCGGGCCCGGACGGCACCCCGGTTCTCGGAGCCGAGGACTCGGTCTCCGGGCTGCCCTTCCTGGTGGACCCGCGGATCGCCGCGGGCACCGTATGGATGACCGGCGCCAACGCGGACCAGAAGCACGCCTTCGGCCTCGTCGCCGGCCTTGACTTCACCTGGGACGGCGTCGTGGAGGCCACCGTCGTGCGCGAGGGCGACCCGGCGCCGGACGGCTCCGGCCCGCTGCACACGCGCCGCGGCATGGAGATGGGCCACATCTTCCAGCTCGGCCGCAAGTACGCCGAGGCGCTGGACCTGAAGGTCCTGGACGAGAACGGCAGGCAGGTCGTCGTGACCATGGGCTCCTACGGCATCGGCGTCACCCGCGCCGTCGCCGCGATCGCCGAGCGCTACCACGACGAGAAGGGCCTGGTCTGGCCGCGCGCCGTCGCCCCGGCGGACGTGCACGTCGTCGTCGCCACCAAGGGCGAGGACGGTGTGCAGGCCGCCCTCGACCTCGCCGCGCGGCTCGAGGAGCGCGGTCTCACCGTGATCGTCGACGACCGCCCCAAGGTCAGCCCCGGCGTGAAGTTCAAGGACGCCGAGCTGGTCGGCGTGCCGACCGCCGTCGTGGTGGGCCGCGGCCTGGCCGACGGGGAGCTGGAGCTCAAGGACCGCGCCACGGGCGCTTCCCGGGCGATCGCGCTGGACTCCGCCGTGGACGAGGTCCTCGCGGAGGTCCGCCCGCAGGGCTGA
- a CDS encoding sulfite exporter TauE/SafE family protein — MELFGPVELSVGIVLLVLAAGFSAGWIDAVVGGGGLLQLPVMLLVPGLSPVQALATNKMGSVFGTAASAATYARRVRPDLRTALPMAAVALLCSLGGAVVATVLPAAVIRPVILVALVGVALVTALRPQWGLTQGLKHAGTAHALRALAVGAVVGFYDGVLGPGTGTFLILGLVGVLGYDFLQASAKAKIVNLATNVGALAFFLPAGHVVLGLGLLLGAANLTGGYVGARMAISRGTGFIRTVFLVVVCALILRLAWDVFAPLLG, encoded by the coding sequence ATGGAACTCTTCGGACCGGTCGAGCTGAGCGTCGGCATCGTGCTGCTCGTCCTCGCGGCGGGCTTCTCCGCCGGCTGGATCGACGCGGTCGTGGGCGGGGGAGGGCTCCTGCAGCTGCCGGTCATGCTCCTGGTCCCGGGCCTGAGCCCGGTGCAGGCGCTGGCGACGAACAAGATGGGCTCGGTGTTCGGCACGGCCGCCTCCGCGGCCACCTACGCGCGGAGGGTCCGGCCCGACCTGCGCACGGCCCTGCCCATGGCGGCCGTGGCCCTGCTCTGCAGCCTCGGCGGGGCCGTGGTGGCCACGGTCCTGCCGGCGGCGGTGATCCGCCCCGTGATCCTCGTCGCCCTGGTCGGTGTGGCCCTCGTGACGGCGCTGCGCCCGCAGTGGGGGCTGACGCAGGGCCTCAAGCACGCCGGCACGGCCCACGCGCTGCGGGCGCTGGCGGTGGGCGCCGTCGTCGGCTTCTACGACGGCGTCCTCGGCCCGGGCACCGGCACCTTCCTGATCCTGGGCCTGGTGGGGGTGCTCGGCTACGACTTCCTGCAGGCGTCCGCGAAGGCGAAGATCGTGAACCTCGCCACCAACGTGGGCGCGCTGGCCTTCTTCCTGCCCGCCGGGCACGTCGTGCTGGGCCTCGGACTGCTGCTCGGCGCCGCCAACCTCACCGGCGGCTACGTGGGCGCGCGGATGGCCATCTCGCGCGGCACGGGGTTCATCCGCACGGTGTTCCTCGTGGTGGTGTGCGCGCTGATCCTGCGACTGGCCTGGGACGTGTTCGCCCCGCTCCTCGGCTGA